In Polynucleobacter arcticus, the following proteins share a genomic window:
- the grxC gene encoding glutaredoxin 3 encodes MPSVTMYSTQVCPYCVMAEKLLQKKGVTNLEKILIDRDPAQREIMMTRTGRRTVPQIYIGETHVGGFDDLVALDRAGQLDPLLA; translated from the coding sequence ATGCCATCAGTCACCATGTACAGCACCCAAGTCTGCCCTTATTGCGTTATGGCAGAGAAGCTTTTGCAAAAGAAGGGCGTGACTAATTTAGAGAAGATTCTGATTGATCGCGATCCTGCCCAGCGCGAGATCATGATGACTCGGACGGGACGCCGTACCGTGCCGCAGATTTACATTGGGGAAACTCATGTTGGCGGTTTTGACGACTTAGTTGCTCTAGATCGTGCCGGCCAACTTGATCCGCTACTAGCCTAA
- a CDS encoding rhodanese-like domain-containing protein yields the protein MNFLTQIDNLALIALMLVTGTALFLPTLSTLISGKGLSPTEATIWINRRKAAVIDLRPEGEFKAGHLPGAKYVPSNEIATRIEKLKLDRKNPLILVCETGASSRKAVAEVQKLGFAEVATLDGGVQAWQAAALPLVK from the coding sequence ATGAACTTTCTCACTCAAATTGATAATTTAGCGCTTATTGCCCTCATGCTGGTTACGGGCACAGCGCTTTTCCTACCGACATTATCTACGCTAATTAGCGGAAAAGGCTTATCTCCTACAGAAGCTACCATTTGGATAAATCGCCGTAAAGCCGCCGTGATAGACCTCCGCCCAGAGGGTGAGTTTAAGGCTGGCCATTTGCCGGGTGCAAAGTATGTTCCATCGAATGAGATTGCCACCAGGATTGAAAAACTCAAATTGGATCGTAAAAACCCGCTAATTTTGGTTTGTGAAACTGGTGCGAGCTCTCGAAAGGCCGTCGCTGAGGTACAAAAACTAGGTTTTGCTGAAGTAGCCACTCTAGATGGCGGCGTTCAAGCTTGGCAAGCTGCCGCATTGCCATTAGTCAAATAA
- the gpmA gene encoding 2,3-diphosphoglycerate-dependent phosphoglycerate mutase, with protein sequence MKQLVLIRHGESAWNLENRFTGWADVDLTPKGTEQALAAGENLRKAGYEFDVAYTSVLRRAIRTLWHVQDTMDLMWLPVVHSWRLNERHYGALTGLNKAETAAQYGDAQVHIWRRSYDVRPPLLEPNDERNPQHDRRYDKLSPSDIPLGECLKDNVERVLPLWNESIAPALKAGKRVLLVAHGNSIRSLIKYLDQVSDEDIMEINVPNGIPLVYELDDNLKPTQHFYLD encoded by the coding sequence ATGAAACAACTTGTCCTTATTCGTCACGGTGAATCCGCCTGGAACCTAGAAAACCGCTTTACTGGTTGGGCAGACGTTGACTTAACCCCAAAAGGCACCGAACAGGCCCTTGCCGCAGGGGAAAACTTGCGTAAAGCTGGCTATGAGTTTGATGTGGCCTACACCTCAGTCTTGAGAAGAGCCATCCGCACCCTGTGGCACGTGCAGGACACCATGGACCTCATGTGGTTACCCGTGGTTCATAGCTGGAGACTGAATGAGCGTCACTATGGCGCCCTGACTGGTCTCAACAAAGCCGAGACTGCCGCCCAATACGGTGATGCGCAGGTCCATATATGGCGCCGGTCCTACGATGTACGTCCACCACTACTAGAGCCAAATGATGAGCGCAATCCGCAACATGATCGCCGCTATGACAAACTGAGCCCCTCCGATATTCCTTTGGGCGAGTGCCTAAAAGACAATGTTGAGCGTGTTTTACCGCTATGGAATGAATCCATTGCCCCAGCCCTCAAAGCGGGTAAGCGCGTCTTGCTAGTCGCCCACGGCAACAGTATTCGGTCTTTAATAAAGTATCTCGACCAGGTTTCTGATGAAGACATTATGGAAATTAACGTTCCTAATGGTATCCCGCTTGTTTACGAGTTAGATGACAATCTCAAGCCCACTCAGCATTTTTACTTGGATTAA
- a CDS encoding S41 family peptidase translates to MRVFFKNFALVSVGLIAGVAATIQLSATAQQSTTLPLDELRTLSNVFAQIKREYVEPIEDKQLLTDAVKGMVSSLDPHSTYLDKKDFSEMQEQTSGKFAGLGIEITSEDGVVKVLNPIEDSPAARAGLQAGDLITRLDDKPVRGMSLDKAVRTMRGAPGTKITLTVFRKSEERSFPVTITRAEIKVQSVKTKILDNNIAWVRVTSFQERTVPDLAKKLTELANQDPKMKGIILDLRNNGGGLLQGAVGVAAAFLPADAVIVSTKGQTADSKQVFNATPAMYRLSEPGDPLAGVPAVFKKLPMVVLVNAYSASASEIVAGALQDYKRATIIGKTTFGKGSVQTVRPLTNDSALKITTAYYYTPSGKSIQAYGIKPDIAVDQNKDGDPDDVLITREIDSEKHLRNKQSSEDKLAADREKRRLEELQRIEEKNAKKTPEEKEKDKSKKPVELGGADDFMLSQAVAFINGEPVKRSASKLE, encoded by the coding sequence ATGCGCGTATTTTTCAAGAACTTTGCCCTCGTCTCTGTTGGCCTCATTGCTGGGGTTGCAGCCACCATTCAACTATCCGCCACTGCTCAACAGAGCACGACGCTGCCTCTAGATGAGCTACGGACATTGTCCAATGTATTTGCTCAAATTAAACGTGAATACGTTGAGCCGATTGAAGACAAACAATTACTGACTGATGCAGTCAAAGGCATGGTGAGCAGTTTGGATCCTCACTCCACTTATCTTGATAAAAAAGATTTCTCAGAAATGCAAGAGCAAACGAGTGGTAAGTTTGCTGGCCTAGGAATTGAAATCACCTCTGAAGATGGTGTTGTCAAAGTACTCAACCCGATTGAGGATAGTCCTGCTGCACGTGCCGGCCTCCAAGCCGGGGATTTAATCACTCGCTTGGATGACAAACCAGTTCGTGGCATGTCGCTTGATAAGGCAGTGCGCACCATGCGCGGCGCACCAGGCACCAAAATTACTTTAACTGTTTTTCGCAAAAGTGAAGAACGTAGTTTCCCAGTCACAATCACTCGTGCTGAGATTAAGGTGCAATCTGTTAAAACCAAAATATTGGATAACAATATTGCTTGGGTCCGAGTCACTAGCTTTCAGGAGCGTACTGTTCCGGATCTCGCCAAGAAGTTAACTGAACTTGCTAATCAAGATCCTAAAATGAAGGGCATCATTCTTGATCTCAGAAATAATGGCGGTGGATTACTACAGGGTGCCGTAGGTGTTGCTGCAGCCTTCTTGCCAGCCGATGCAGTCATCGTCTCAACCAAAGGACAGACAGCTGACTCTAAGCAAGTCTTTAATGCCACGCCAGCAATGTATCGACTCAGCGAACCTGGAGATCCTTTAGCAGGCGTACCTGCCGTGTTCAAAAAACTACCTATGGTCGTTTTAGTAAACGCCTACTCTGCGTCTGCTTCTGAAATTGTTGCTGGCGCCTTACAAGATTACAAACGCGCAACTATTATTGGTAAGACTACCTTTGGTAAGGGTTCAGTCCAAACGGTCCGTCCCCTGACTAATGATTCGGCACTGAAGATTACTACGGCTTATTACTACACGCCGAGTGGAAAATCGATTCAAGCTTACGGCATCAAACCCGATATCGCAGTAGATCAAAATAAAGATGGCGATCCAGATGATGTACTGATCACACGCGAGATCGATAGCGAGAAGCACTTGCGCAATAAACAATCCTCAGAAGATAAGTTGGCTGCCGATCGTGAAAAACGCCGCTTAGAAGAGCTACAACGCATTGAAGAAAAAAATGCGAAGAAGACTCCCGAAGAAAAAGAGAAAGACAAGTCCAAGAAGCCTGTAGAACTCGGTGGTGCAGATGACTTCATGCTCTCTCAAGCAGTTGCATTTATCAATGGTGAGCCTGTCAAACGCTCAGCCTCTAAGCTAGAGTAA
- a CDS encoding HesA/MoeB/ThiF family protein has translation MNDEQLLRYSRHLLLEEIDVEGQEKLLSSRILIIGAGGLGSAAAPYLAAAGVGTITLIDHDTVELTNLQRQIMHSQRSIGKSKVSSGKEFLQGINPNLIITTHEVKASEALLDSLLPNIDIVLDCTDNFATRHLINAACFKHQVPLISGSALQFDGQISVFDFRNPASPCYACLFSPEDRPEEVSCASMGIFSPLVGIIGAMQAAQALQVLIGFGQPLVGRMLLWNALNTQIDEIRISRNPECVVCSQAH, from the coding sequence ATGAATGATGAGCAGCTACTTCGCTACTCGCGGCATCTGCTGTTAGAAGAAATTGATGTAGAGGGCCAAGAAAAGCTGCTGAGCTCACGCATCCTCATCATTGGTGCGGGCGGCTTAGGCAGCGCTGCTGCACCCTACTTAGCGGCTGCAGGTGTTGGCACCATCACGCTGATAGACCACGATACAGTTGAGCTCACCAATTTGCAGCGTCAAATTATGCACAGTCAACGGTCGATTGGTAAGAGCAAAGTAAGCTCGGGCAAAGAGTTCTTGCAAGGCATTAATCCAAACCTGATCATTACGACGCATGAAGTAAAAGCTTCAGAAGCTCTACTAGATAGCCTGCTACCAAACATCGATATTGTTTTGGATTGCACGGATAACTTTGCCACTCGCCACTTGATTAATGCTGCCTGTTTCAAGCATCAAGTTCCCCTAATCTCGGGATCGGCACTACAGTTTGATGGGCAAATCAGTGTTTTTGATTTTCGGAATCCAGCCTCGCCTTGCTATGCCTGCCTCTTTTCTCCAGAAGATCGACCTGAGGAAGTCAGTTGCGCCAGCATGGGCATATTTTCCCCACTAGTCGGCATTATTGGCGCGATGCAAGCAGCGCAAGCATTGCAAGTATTGATTGGATTTGGACAGCCTCTAGTGGGAAGAATGTTGCTTTGGAATGCGCTCAATACTCAGATTGATGAGATCCGTATTTCTAGAAATCCGGAGTGTGTGGTTTGCAGTCAAGCCCACTAA